One window of the Etheostoma spectabile isolate EspeVRDwgs_2016 chromosome 16, UIUC_Espe_1.0, whole genome shotgun sequence genome contains the following:
- the LOC116704083 gene encoding placenta-specific gene 8 protein has protein sequence MAVTNQPGSYAPSEFQTGLCDIWKDCGTFWYGLCCHICLGCTIASDMNEFFLCGLSMAIRSVYRTKYNIGGSLCCDFMASYFCPMCTTCQLKRDIDRRKEQGIF, from the exons ATGGCTGTGACCAACCAACCAGGCAGCTACGCACCCTCCGAGTTCCAGACAGGCCTGTGTGATATCTGGAAAGACTGTGGAACTT TCTGGTATGGTCTGTGCTGCCACATATGCCTCGGCTGCACCATCGCCAGTGACATGAACGAGTTCTTCCTGTGTGGTCTGAGCATGGCGATCCGCAGCGTCTACAGGACCAAATACAACATCGGG GGGTCACTGTGTTGTGACTTTATGGCGTCCTATTTCTGTCCAATGTGTACCACCTGCCAACTGAAGAGAGATATTGACCGCAGAAAGGAGCAAGGCATTTTCTGA
- the lin54 gene encoding protein lin-54 homolog isoform X2, which produces MDVVSPDLNSILPDEIMDTEAIEDIPHSQPDSTSAQSEPNDDTPVPMETDTPLASENLSLCSNVSSTEHTQALTTSTATDTILSISSGSQLPMSISSTPASLFTLKPGMASSLANTKTTDSLTGTSISTSGLQKLTAPFTISPANHQIILNKVASSQATEAAKSAGTQPQVIKQEGQKLLVTAIGKSGQPIVLQLPHTGGKPGISQMSGDPKSQAPQFKVVTIGGRSELKPMMGSAGNQVTTLQAQQLKTLQIAKKTPTSSAAPIKFIITKTVNSKGLSPQTTVSPVIAGRALTQNSPVMPPRTITLSESLSSSIQSISGKKIAISPLKTPSKVTVVSVASPTSNATQKSVTLPVNVALGQQILTVQQSTSASPVKGATNQNTAQTIKQMAPKPLTSAAVVTTTQTQQRLIMPATPLPQIQPNFTNLPPGTVLAPAPGGGNVGYAVVPAQYVTQLQQTPFVTLASSSGFPASTAVQTQARLPFNGLSTAEATSRPRKPCNCTKSQCLKLYCDCFANGEFCNNCNCNNCFNNLEHEMERQKAIKTCLERNPEAFKPKIGKGKEGESDRRHSKGCNCKRSGCLKNYCECYEAKIMCSSICKCVGCKNFEESPERKTLMHLADAAEVRVQQQTAAKTKLSSQISDLLMRTTPVISSGGGRMPYTFVTKEVLEATCECLLEQAKKAEQPQVEAERMILEEFGHCLMRIISSAGKAKPDCASINC; this is translated from the exons ATGGATGTGGTGTCGCCAGATCTCAACAGCATCCTTCCTGATGAGATCATGGATACTGAGGCCATAGAGGACATCCCTCACTCCCAACCCGACAGCACCTCGGCCCAGTCAGAGCCCAACGATGACACACCGGTCCCAATGGAAACGGACACACCCTTGGCTTCAGAAAATTTGAGCCTCTGTTCAAATGTCAGTTCAACAGAACACACTCAGGCTCTCACCACCTCCACCGCCACAGACACCATACTCAGCATCAGCTCCGGAAGCCAGCTTCCAATGTCAATTTCCAGTACACCGGCATCCCTTTTTACCCTCAAACCAGGCATGGCTTCTTCCTTAGCCAATACCAAAACTACAGATAGTTTGACTGGGACTAGTATCTCCACAAGTGGATTACAGAAGCTAACGGCTCCGTTTACCATCTCTCCTGCAAACCACCAGATCATTCTCAACAAGGTGGCCTCATCTCAAGCCACGGAAGCAGCAAAGTCTGCAGGTACGCAACCACAGGTCATCAAGCAGGAAGGACAAAAACTTTTGGTTACAGCGATAGGAAAGTCAGGGCAACCTATAGTGCTGCAGTTACCCCACACAGGCGGCAAGCCTGGCATTTCACAGATGTCAGGAGACCCCAAATCTCAAGCTCCACAGTTTAAAGTGGTGACTATTGGTGGGAGGTCGGAGCTGAAGCCAATGATGGGGAGCGCTGGCAACCAGGTGACCACATTACAGGCCCAGCAGCTGAAGACCTTACAG ATTGCTAAGAAAACACCGACATCCTCAGCTGCGCCGATAAAGTTTATCATCACAAAAACTGTTAACAGCAAAGGTCTAAGTCCTCAGACAACAGTGTCTCCTGTTATTGCAG GACGGGCCCTCACCCAGAATTCCCCAGTGATGCCCCCGAGGACGATCACTCTGTCTGAGTCCCTCAGCTCTAGTATACAAAGTATCTCCGGCAAAAAGATTGCTATCTCACCCCTTAAGACTCCCAGCAAG GTGACGGTGGTATCTGTGGCTTCCCCGACCTCCAACGCCACTCAGAAGTCAGTGACGCTGCCTGTCAATGTAGCACTTGGCCAGCAGATCCTCACAGTCCAACAGTCCACATCTGCATCTCCAGTCAAGGGGGCCACCAACCAAAACACAGCGCAG ACCATCAAACAG ATGGCACCTAAACCCTTAACATCAGCAGCCGTAGTAACCACCACTCAGACCCAGCAGCGCCTCATCATGCCTGCAACTCCACTACCCCAGATCCAGCCCAACTTCACCAACCTCCCCCCCGGCACCGTTCTGGCCCCAGCTCCAGGAGGCGGGAACGTCGGCTATGCAGTCGTGCCAGCACAATATGTCACACAG CTCCAGCAGACCCCATTCGTGACCCTGGCCAGCAGCTCTGGGTTCCCCGCGTCCACTGCTGTCCAGACTCAGGCCAGATTGCCATTCAATGG CTTGTCGACCGCAGAAGCAACGTCAAGACCGAGGAAACCGTGCAACTGCACCAAGTCGCAGTGTCTCAAACT ATACTGTGACTGCTTTGCAAATGGAGAGTTTTGCAATAATTGTAACTGCAATAATTGCTTCAATAACTTGGAACATGAAATGGAAcgtcaaaaagccataaag ACGTGTCTGGAGCGCAACCCAGAGGCCTTCAAACCCAAAATTGGTAAAGGCAAAGAAGGAGAGTCGGACCGTCGCCACAGCAAAGGCTGCAACTGCAAACGATCGGGCTGCCTGAAGAACTACTGCGAGTGTTACGAG GCGAAGATCATGTGCTCGTCCATCTGTAAGTGCGTCGGCTGCAAGAACTTTGAGGAGAGCCCGGAGAGGAAGACGCTGATGCACTTGGCCGACGCCGCAGAGGTCCGGGTGCAGCAGCAGACCGCCGCTAAGACCAAGCTGTCGTCGCAGATCTCAGACCTGCTCATGCGGACGACGCCTGTTATTTCAAGTGGAGGGGGGAG GATGCCGTATACATTTGTAACGAAGGAGGTGCTCGAAGCGACGTGCGAGTGCCTCCTGGAGCAGGCTAAAAAGGCGGAGCAACCTCAGGTGGAAGCAGAGAGGATGATCCTGGAGGAGTTTGGACATTGCCTCATGAGGATAATCAGCTCCGCGGGGAAAGCCAAACCAGACTGTGCCTCCATCAACTGCTAG
- the lin54 gene encoding protein lin-54 homolog isoform X1 produces MDVVSPDLNSILPDEIMDTEAIEDIPHSQPDSTSAQSEPNDDTPVPMETDTPLASENLSLCSNVSSTEHTQALTTSTATDTILSISSGSQLPMSISSTPASLFTLKPGMASSLANTKTTDSLTGTSISTSGLQKLTAPFTISPANHQIILNKVASSQATEAAKSAGTQPQVIKQEGQKLLVTAIGKSGQPIVLQLPHTGGKPGISQMSGDPKSQAPQFKVVTIGGRSELKPMMGSAGNQVTTLQAQQLKTLQIAKKTPTSSAAPIKFIITKTVNSKGLSPQTTVSPVIAGRALTQNSPVMPPRTITLSESLSSSIQSISGKKIAISPLKTPSKVTVVSVASPTSNATQKSVTLPVNVALGQQILTVQQSTSASPVKGATNQNTAQNIKQVQSVAVGGVGGSQFKTIIPLTSQPNVQQIQVPGSRFHYVRLVTATSASSTGQPSGPSTSSLQTAKPMVVSTGAVRMSVPIVPAQTIKQMAPKPLTSAAVVTTTQTQQRLIMPATPLPQIQPNFTNLPPGTVLAPAPGGGNVGYAVVPAQYVTQLQQTPFVTLASSSGFPASTAVQTQARLPFNGLSTAEATSRPRKPCNCTKSQCLKLYCDCFANGEFCNNCNCNNCFNNLEHEMERQKAIKTCLERNPEAFKPKIGKGKEGESDRRHSKGCNCKRSGCLKNYCECYEAKIMCSSICKCVGCKNFEESPERKTLMHLADAAEVRVQQQTAAKTKLSSQISDLLMRTTPVISSGGGRMPYTFVTKEVLEATCECLLEQAKKAEQPQVEAERMILEEFGHCLMRIISSAGKAKPDCASINC; encoded by the exons ATGGATGTGGTGTCGCCAGATCTCAACAGCATCCTTCCTGATGAGATCATGGATACTGAGGCCATAGAGGACATCCCTCACTCCCAACCCGACAGCACCTCGGCCCAGTCAGAGCCCAACGATGACACACCGGTCCCAATGGAAACGGACACACCCTTGGCTTCAGAAAATTTGAGCCTCTGTTCAAATGTCAGTTCAACAGAACACACTCAGGCTCTCACCACCTCCACCGCCACAGACACCATACTCAGCATCAGCTCCGGAAGCCAGCTTCCAATGTCAATTTCCAGTACACCGGCATCCCTTTTTACCCTCAAACCAGGCATGGCTTCTTCCTTAGCCAATACCAAAACTACAGATAGTTTGACTGGGACTAGTATCTCCACAAGTGGATTACAGAAGCTAACGGCTCCGTTTACCATCTCTCCTGCAAACCACCAGATCATTCTCAACAAGGTGGCCTCATCTCAAGCCACGGAAGCAGCAAAGTCTGCAGGTACGCAACCACAGGTCATCAAGCAGGAAGGACAAAAACTTTTGGTTACAGCGATAGGAAAGTCAGGGCAACCTATAGTGCTGCAGTTACCCCACACAGGCGGCAAGCCTGGCATTTCACAGATGTCAGGAGACCCCAAATCTCAAGCTCCACAGTTTAAAGTGGTGACTATTGGTGGGAGGTCGGAGCTGAAGCCAATGATGGGGAGCGCTGGCAACCAGGTGACCACATTACAGGCCCAGCAGCTGAAGACCTTACAG ATTGCTAAGAAAACACCGACATCCTCAGCTGCGCCGATAAAGTTTATCATCACAAAAACTGTTAACAGCAAAGGTCTAAGTCCTCAGACAACAGTGTCTCCTGTTATTGCAG GACGGGCCCTCACCCAGAATTCCCCAGTGATGCCCCCGAGGACGATCACTCTGTCTGAGTCCCTCAGCTCTAGTATACAAAGTATCTCCGGCAAAAAGATTGCTATCTCACCCCTTAAGACTCCCAGCAAG GTGACGGTGGTATCTGTGGCTTCCCCGACCTCCAACGCCACTCAGAAGTCAGTGACGCTGCCTGTCAATGTAGCACTTGGCCAGCAGATCCTCACAGTCCAACAGTCCACATCTGCATCTCCAGTCAAGGGGGCCACCAACCAAAACACAGCGCAG AATATTAAACAAGTGCAGTCTGTGGCCGTGGGCGGAGTCGGCGGCTCTCAGTTCAAGACCATCATCCCACTGACCAGCCAGCCCAATGTGCAGCAGATTCAGGTTCCAGGGAGCAGGTTTCACTACGTCCGCCTCGTCACAGCGACCTCAGCGAGCAGCACGGGACAGCCCAGTGGTCCCAGCACCAGCTCTTTACAGACAG CTAAACCTATGGTGGTCAGTACAGGAGCAGTCAGGATGTCTGTCCCCATCGTCCCAGCACAGACCATCAAACAG ATGGCACCTAAACCCTTAACATCAGCAGCCGTAGTAACCACCACTCAGACCCAGCAGCGCCTCATCATGCCTGCAACTCCACTACCCCAGATCCAGCCCAACTTCACCAACCTCCCCCCCGGCACCGTTCTGGCCCCAGCTCCAGGAGGCGGGAACGTCGGCTATGCAGTCGTGCCAGCACAATATGTCACACAG CTCCAGCAGACCCCATTCGTGACCCTGGCCAGCAGCTCTGGGTTCCCCGCGTCCACTGCTGTCCAGACTCAGGCCAGATTGCCATTCAATGG CTTGTCGACCGCAGAAGCAACGTCAAGACCGAGGAAACCGTGCAACTGCACCAAGTCGCAGTGTCTCAAACT ATACTGTGACTGCTTTGCAAATGGAGAGTTTTGCAATAATTGTAACTGCAATAATTGCTTCAATAACTTGGAACATGAAATGGAAcgtcaaaaagccataaag ACGTGTCTGGAGCGCAACCCAGAGGCCTTCAAACCCAAAATTGGTAAAGGCAAAGAAGGAGAGTCGGACCGTCGCCACAGCAAAGGCTGCAACTGCAAACGATCGGGCTGCCTGAAGAACTACTGCGAGTGTTACGAG GCGAAGATCATGTGCTCGTCCATCTGTAAGTGCGTCGGCTGCAAGAACTTTGAGGAGAGCCCGGAGAGGAAGACGCTGATGCACTTGGCCGACGCCGCAGAGGTCCGGGTGCAGCAGCAGACCGCCGCTAAGACCAAGCTGTCGTCGCAGATCTCAGACCTGCTCATGCGGACGACGCCTGTTATTTCAAGTGGAGGGGGGAG GATGCCGTATACATTTGTAACGAAGGAGGTGCTCGAAGCGACGTGCGAGTGCCTCCTGGAGCAGGCTAAAAAGGCGGAGCAACCTCAGGTGGAAGCAGAGAGGATGATCCTGGAGGAGTTTGGACATTGCCTCATGAGGATAATCAGCTCCGCGGGGAAAGCCAAACCAGACTGTGCCTCCATCAACTGCTAG
- the cops4 gene encoding COP9 signalosome complex subunit 4 — protein MATDVRQELAQLMNSTGSHKDLAAKYRQILEKAIQFTDADQLESLKAFVEAMVNENVSLVISRQLLTDFCTHLPNLPDATAKAVYHFTLEKIQPRVISFEEQVASIRQHLATIYEKEGDWRNAAQVLVGIPLETGQKQYNVDYKLDTYLKIARLYLEDDDPVQAEAYINRASLLQNESSNEQLQIHYKVCYARVLDFRRKFIEAAQRYNELSYKSIVHETERLEALKHALNCTILASAGQQRSRMLATLFKDERCQQLAAYGILEKMYLDRIIRGNQLQEFAAMLMPHQKATTADGSSILDRAVIEHNLLSASKLYNNITFEELGALLEIPPAKAEKIASQMITEGRMNGFIDQIDSIVHFETREALPTWDKQIQSLCFQVNNLLEKIRSAAPEWAAQAMETQMTQ, from the exons ATGGCGACCGACGTGAGGCAGGAGCTTGCACAGCTGATGAATTCAACTGGATCTCATAAAGATCTGGCTGCCAA ATATCGGCAAATTTTGGAGAAGGCCATCCAGTTTACAGATGCAGACCAACTGGAGTCCTTGAAGGCCTTTGTCGAAGCAA TGGTCAATGAAAATGTCAGTCTTGTCATCTCGAGACAACTGCTCACGGATTTCTGCACACATCTGCCCAACCTGCCCGACGCCACAGCTAAAGCCGTGTACCACTTCACCTTGGAAAAGATTCAGCCGAGGGTCATCTCCTTTGAGGAACAG GTAGCCTCAATCAGACAGCACTTAGCAACCATTTATGAAAAGGAGGGAGACTGGAGAAATGCTGCGCAGGTTTTAGTTGGTATTCCCTTGGAAACAGGACAGAA GCAATACAATGTTGACTATAAGTTGGATACATACCTGAAAATTGCCCGTCTCTACTTAGAGGATGATGATCCAGTGCAGGCGGAGGCCTACATCAACAGAGCGTCATTGCTTCAGAACGAGTCCTCTAACGAACAGCTGCAGATACACTATaag GTGTGCTATGCCAGAGTcctcgacttcaggaggaagttCATTGAAGCTGCACAAAGATACAACGAGCTGTCTTATAAGTCCATTGTCCATGAGACCGAACGTCTGGAGGCACTGAAACACGCCCTAAACTGCACTATACTGGCCTCTGCAG GCCAACAGCGTTCCCGTATGTTGGCCACTCTCTTTAAGGATGAGCGCTGTCAGCAGCTGGCTGCCTATGGTATTCTGGAGAAGATGTACCTGGACCGTATTATCAGAGGAAACCAGCTGCAGGAGTTTGCTGCCATGCTGATGCCTCACCAGAAAGCCACCACAGCGGATG GCTCCAGCATCCTTGACCGAGCTGTGATTGAACACAACCTCCTGTCTGCTAGCAAACTCTACAACAACATCACGTTTGAAGAACTAGGAGCACTGCTGGAAATCCCCCCAGCAAAG GCTGAGAAAATCGCTTCCCAGATGATCACTGAAGGTCGCATGAATGGCTTCATCGACCAGATAGACAGCATTGTACACTTCGAGA CCCGTGAAGCCCTCCCTACCTGGGACAAACAGATCCAGTCTCTGTGTTTCCAAGTCAACAACCTCCTAGAAAAGATCCGTTCAGCTGCTCCAGAGTGGGCTGCACAGGCCATGGAAACCCAGATGACCCAGTAA